One Saimiri boliviensis isolate mSaiBol1 chromosome 5, mSaiBol1.pri, whole genome shotgun sequence genomic window carries:
- the TWIST2 gene encoding twist-related protein 2 has protein sequence MEEGSSSPVSPVDSLGTSEEELERQPKRFGRKRRYSKKSSEDGSPTPGKRGKKGSPSAQSFEELQSQRILANVRERQRTQSLNEAFAALRKIIPTLPSDKLSKIQTLKLAARYIDFLYQVLQSDEMDNKMTSCSYVAHERLSYAFSVWRMEGAWSMSASH, from the coding sequence ATGGAGGAGGGCTCCAGCTCGCCCGTGTCCCCCGTGGACAGCCTGGGCACCAGCGAGGAGGAGCTCGAGCGGCAGCCCAAGCGCTTCGGCCGGAAGCGGCGCTACAGCAAGAAGTCGAGCGAAGATGGCAGCCCGACCCCGGGCAAGCGCGGCAAGAAGGGCAGCCCCAGCGCGCAGTCCTTCGAGGAGCTGCAGAGCCAGCGCATCCTGGCCAACGTGCGCGAGCGCCAGCGCACCCAATCGCTCAACGAGGCCTTCGCGGCGCTGCGCAAGATCATCCCCACGCTGCCCTCTGACAAGCTGAGCAAGATCCAGACGCTGAAGCTGGCCGCCAGGTACATAGACTTCCTCTACCAGGTCCTGCAGAGCGACGAGATGGACAATAAGATGACCAGCTGCAGCTACGTGGCCCACGAGCGCCTCAGCTACGCCTTCTCCGTGTGGCGCATGGAGGGCGCGTGGTCCATGTCCGCCTCCCACTAG